The following DNA comes from Rhizobium sp. EC-SD404.
CGTCGCAAGCCAAGTTCGAGTAACCAAACCCGACCAGGCGCTGCGGGCGATACGGAGTAATCCTGGAGCGAGCGGATCTGTCGCGTTGGCAGCCTCTTTCGCTTTGGATATGGCGGCTTGGGCGCTGGGAAGTCTGCTTCAAAGCTTCGGCGCCCAATGTTCGCTCTATGTCCAGTCGTTGGTCGACATGGAGGAAATGACGTCTTGGCGAGTGACCCGATGATCCGGAAGCCGATGTGGCACGCCCGGTTTATAGCCCCCGCAGCATTGATGCTCGGCATTTTGCTCCTGCCTGCCGCAAATTTTTTGCAGGTCGCAAAGGCGGACATGATCACGGGCCGCGCGCTCTACATCGAGCACTGCGCCACCTGCCATGGTGTCAACCTTGAGGGACAGCCCGATTGGCGCAGCCCTGATGCCAACGGCCTCTATCCTGCGCCGCCCCACGACGAAACCGGACACACCTGGCACCACGACGATACGATGCTGCTCGACTACATTACCCGCGGTGGCCAGGCGGTGCTTGATGATATGGGCATAACGTTCACGTCAGGCATGCCGGCCTTCGGTTCGGCGCTGAACGAGCGTGAGA
Coding sequences within:
- a CDS encoding c-type cytochrome, translating into MASDPMIRKPMWHARFIAPAALMLGILLLPAANFLQVAKADMITGRALYIEHCATCHGVNLEGQPDWRSPDANGLYPAPPHDETGHTWHHDDTMLLDYITRGGQAVLDDMGITFTSGMPAFGSALNEREIKAILDHIKSTWPEDIRETQAQRSKAVAGD